The window GGCTCAAAGCCTCTCACatcaggtgtgtttgagggtgcTGAACCTCTGCCGTGATGTGTGAAAGGCCGTGTTCTTCCACAGGTACCTGCGCTGTTACTACTTTGCCGTGCGCAGTCTGATCAACATCGGGGGTCTCCCAGAGCCCACAACAACCTTTGAGATTACCTTTCAGATGTCCAACTTTTTCATCGGCGTCTTTGTGTTCTCCAGCTTGATCGGGCAGGTTGGTGTCACGTTCCAAATGTTTGAGCCGCGTCTTCACGACGTTTCAATCGTCCCGTTTCCTCTCAGATGAGAGACGTCATAGGAGCGGCCACGGCGGGTCAGACTTACTTCAGGGCCTCCATGGACGGTTGTGTTGCCTACATGAACACCAACAGGATCCCCAAGATGGTCCAGAACAGGGTGAAGACGTGGTACAACTACACTTGGACGGCTCAAGGCATGCTGGGTGAGTCAGGAAGCCTCCAGTGTTTCCATCTCCAGGAATCAGAACACGTGATGACCCAAAGTCTGCTGCGCCCCGATCAGACGAGTCTGAGCTGCTGGATAAGATGCCTCTGGTGATGAGGACCGCCATCGCCGTGGACATCAACCTGGCCACCTTTCAGAAGATCGACCTGTTCAAGGTAGCTCCTCCGGggctcccacacacaccagcagtccCAGTGCAGCTCAGACTCACATACCTGTGGTTTCCATCAGGGCTGTGACCAGCAGATGCTGGTGGACATGTTACTGAGGCTCAAGTCCATCATCTATTTACCAGGAGACTTTGTGGTGAAGAAAGTGAGTCACGTGGTCGATGTTCCTCTACGCCAGCAGAAGCTTTCCCCTCGTTCTACAACACAGGAGTCTCATCTACATGGAGGGTTTGCTTATTTTCCCCTGCAGGGGGACATCGGTAAAGAGATGTACATCATCAAGAGTGGAGCGGTGCAGGTGGTGGGAGGACCTGACAACAGCATCGTCTTCGTCACTCTGAAGGCGGGCTGCGTCTTTGGAGAAATCAGGTGTGTCCTGAGAGGCTTGAAGATTTGGATTCAGTCCACGTGTCACCCACCCGTAGCTAACATCCTGTAGCGTGCACACGTGTCCTCTGGCTCCATCACAGCTTACTGCAGTCTGccaaagatggagggaacagGCGCACAGCTAATGTCAAAGCACACGGCTTTGCTAACCTGTTTGTCCTGGAGAAGAAAGACCTGTTTGACATCCTCATCCATTACCCAGAGTCCCAGAAGGTTCTGGCTCGGAAGGGAAGGTGAGTCGGTTTAAGTGCCAGAACAACCACACCCACTTtcaatgtgtaaatgtgtgtgtgtgtgtgtgtgtgtgtgtgtgtgtgtgtgtgtgtgtgtgtgtgtgtgtgtgtgtgtaggaaacTGACCAAGGCCAAGGCTGCACCAGCTAAAACTGatgcaaagaaagaggaaaagcccAAAGGTGCATTTCTGTTTGAAACAAAACCTCCAACACCAAAGTTGCTGAAGGTATTTGGACGACTCAAGAAAAACTGAAGgtactttgtgttttttcttttctttgaggtCGTTTGATGACCAAATATTCAAGCTCTTTCAGCAGGAAACACCAtgcctgttttttcttctgttcacaGAAAAGTGCAAAGCAGCAGAACCTACGTCATCTACATCCCACTTTTTAATCACTTATCATCTTAAAAACtctcatcaccagagggggaaaagggaCGCCTGCAGCGAACTAATGTTTTAGACGCTAGTCGGGACAGAAAGGTCAGAGACTGTAGCCAAATCTGTTGTTCCTGtgtcctgtttctgctctgaacTGTGTCCGATGGACTGAGAGTCCAACCTGGCAGGACTGACATGCctgcagagagacgggggggacaacttttacatttcagtgtTATTTTATATTGATAACACCCGAGCAGCCTGAAGATTAAGCAGATCTTCCAATAAACGTCACACgtcacatcaaatcatccatccatccaaatcgtggtcctgttggaccaccaaaggacaaacactttccccACCCCCGTCTCGCCCCTGGTCGTGGTCatgccgggcatctttactggtcccgttttaaacaggttctgttgggaacaggtgttctccagaactgtatttcaggctgctgtgctgaagggctgtttccagtagcaatagagccagagtgtgcctgctccatatgaacccccacccccccaggccgtgctttcctcctggctgagccataatcagctctggatgggctggttcacgcttggactgagtcaagatttgatagcttgactgattcttacagtttttgatcaacccccatctgctgattccaggagatctttaaaggatctcagagcttcagatttatgaagcctgctcagcccccggcagcgctgtgaaaccatttcattcctcaaaaaagcagaacatgaagctccagaaaaggtttttggatcaagtttccaacagaacgaagacaagtgggtaaaagcgccactttaaagcctccaggcctcagaaaacatccacctttaggatgcctgactttagaggatcgtcggttcgctccgagcacaagaacaaacatttttaacctcagtccaagaacatctggcctgaaatgatcaaaaaccttcagcgtaaaaagatggtggagagaaagctgctgggaggttctcagaagagaagtggcattaaagccagctggaagagtccagcctgcttcctgctcctccacaggcgtctccacaccaacactgaggaacacgggcttctgttcttccttcttctcttctgacttgtgtgtttgatgaatgcagcatccactcactgccccccccccccccatttacactgctcctggtttcacaatggtcgtcaaactggtttcaccagCTTCACATCAGTCGCTCAGAAAGCTCAGATTTGGAGATAGTTGCCTTTTTCGGATTGTCTCGCCCTGAATTTCAGAtgggaagattttttttctttttcatttggaagacaaaatgttgaacatgataatttttgaagagatgaaaatacgacactagaggtcagaaggttgagcggaagttttctggtcttgtggaaggatgaaacctttgaactctgacagttcaaagctgaagaatgagatgatcctccccaaagggatggcgaggtccagacaataaaccggagtgtttttgtgtccggttattaacatgttccatgcttttccttctgcaacagttcatcacacctgctcagggaaacctcggtgtaaaggaggtgaagccgtgcctcagtgactctactttggtgttttagaaactaacagttattagatgaatatacagtgtgcacgtacacgcaaacgtgtgtataaacacttaatacacgcgtgtgcgtgtatgtagactttttagtacttttggttcatagactttttagtattttgcagatacgtgtctgtatataaaccagatcctcctgtaataaagaactaaaggctgactgttgtcacgtgacctgtctccgtctgtgtccgatgatggaacctgcctggaacatctggtccacagaaaaagcaaaacagctcacagaactggtccaattcagacccaaaaatgacaataaataatgaaaatgtgtgacgcagtagaaaaatggacaaactttctattggtcattgacagtttcagtcgtcatcagaattcatcaaaaatatttaaaccaacaaactacacacagaaaaacaaagtttagagcttaaagggagcgacaggtgaagatttaaagctcaacgcagctgaagaggttccaaaaaggagaaatatcatgtggtgctttaccgccacccggtggacacgcgtggagctgcagacaatagttaaacgcgctcctcctggactccagggctgcatcaatatgctgcttttacaagtctttctaaatctttgaggcatcataaatcttatttatttaaccaggttgaataatggtggagaatggtgtccgaaaagcgtctttattttaaagtgaacaagaacagttcggtccgcgttcacagagaggcggagagacctcgagagagtccaaaacaagtccgctaggaaaactctcaaaaatagtcaagccacagaagtcagggtttggcgatgaggccgaaaacactccgccgctggcagacgggagttctgtccttaaatctaacgggagattgaagagagaccgcaggtgcgtgtgtctgcggggccagctgtggctgatgagcggctcctccacgccccctgcaggtagacaccagcaacaacggtcccagaaactgggaacccaacaaaccagtttttcaaagtattcctttcagactaagcaggaagactgaagaccgacaaggtgagtgtaaacgaagagcattattgaaaagaattgacagttgtgtttggagataaaatcaagatttgatccAACTAGacattatatttagttttatcaCAAAatatcattatacattataaataaataggtcttatttaactttcttatagtctggctttagttatagttgaatagtctttctaagtgaagtttagtttatttttctgctctttgctactgatcctaaaagaactttaaaccctcccagaatgctttaatggtagtaatatatacgccataaagctgttgattaggttttaaaagtgaaagtattctcttcagacaaagcaggaagttcaacagtccaggatacagctggatattttggtattacctgtcaaacaacatctaatcatctgcaagttagcatctctcagccgggccaatttaagacaataaactttcaaaataactaaataaataaatccacacaggatcacaggacaccaacaggatttttggttcatgttgcacgttttctcacagtggtttattgttctatgttgtggaaccactgtgaaagaaatgcaggagtgggtgtcatttctttcatctattttaaatagagacgtttgctctggaaagaactttagagcacattcagtgctgcaggatgaggggctggaaaaggtgccagttcttttctcactgcagggaacagttaaaaaaagcagcttaaactctgaaaacatgaaaattatacagagacatcattgatttattgattcagttgttagccagaatgtattagaaatgttcctgtttgataaaaatgcagtgaattgggattattgaactacaacctctacagattatttaccttcatcacagtctcatcactatttctgatgtttcctcaggatggacgaggacagagcagagtccacagtgcccagctgtgtgtccctgaagagtgaccggtccaaagatggactgataaacttcagaagttcagacaaaatgtaagaaaactaaagtgtgatgatgtgtttgtgtgccagctgttagtcacattaacagcagcaggttgtgagtttattatccgagatgtttaacacttaaacctcagacagtcatata is drawn from Takifugu flavidus isolate HTHZ2018 chromosome 17, ASM371156v2, whole genome shotgun sequence and contains these coding sequences:
- the LOC130513459 gene encoding cyclic nucleotide-gated cation channel beta-3-like isoform X2, yielding MYWVACDVISDAVNLIDICVWQPRLQFVRGGDVIHDPALTKAHYRKSPRFKTDIFSILPFDLLCLNFEFSSIYRLNRIVRVESFFEFSDRLENVMAKAYIWRVARTTGYLLFMLHLNACAYFVASEHQGIATTTWVYDGNGTAYLRCYYFAVRSLINIGGLPEPTTTFEITFQMSNFFIGVFVFSSLIGQMRDVIGAATAGQTYFRASMDGCVAYMNTNRIPKMVQNRVKTWYNYTWTAQGMLDESELLDKMPLVMRTAIAVDINLATFQKIDLFKGCDQQMLVDMLLRLKSIIYLPGDFVVKKGDIGKEMYIIKSGAVQVVGGPDNSIVFVTLKAGCVFGEISLLQSAKDGGNRRTANVKAHGFANLFVLEKKDLFDILIHYPESQKVLARKGRKLTKAKAAPAKTDAKKEEKPKGAFLFETKPPTPKLLKVFGRLKKN
- the LOC130513459 gene encoding cyclic nucleotide-gated cation channel beta-3-like isoform X1; the encoded protein is MESTSVFLLISSFCNISFPCVWSSAHSGWSSFSINHSFNLTTVSYVPISYANDWKCFCFCPECLFCQTDIFSILPFDLLCLNFEFSSIYRLNRIVRVESFFEFSDRLENVMAKAYIWRVARTTGYLLFMLHLNACAYFVASEHQGIATTTWVYDGNGTAYLRCYYFAVRSLINIGGLPEPTTTFEITFQMSNFFIGVFVFSSLIGQMRDVIGAATAGQTYFRASMDGCVAYMNTNRIPKMVQNRVKTWYNYTWTAQGMLDESELLDKMPLVMRTAIAVDINLATFQKIDLFKGCDQQMLVDMLLRLKSIIYLPGDFVVKKGDIGKEMYIIKSGAVQVVGGPDNSIVFVTLKAGCVFGEISLLQSAKDGGNRRTANVKAHGFANLFVLEKKDLFDILIHYPESQKVLARKGRKLTKAKAAPAKTDAKKEEKPKGAFLFETKPPTPKLLKVFGRLKKN